The nucleotide window AGCTTCCTCATCATGTATAGATCTCTTTCCCTTCCCCTCGTCTCTTCCTCTCGTGGGATCTCCTCTTTGTAGGGAGAAGCCCATAGCCTCTGATCCAACAGCGTGGTGATCACCCAGCCACTTGCCTCCTCGCACCGGAGGCCTTCGCGGAGAGATTCCATCTCTTCTCCTTGGCCTCGTCGATCTCGATCCGCTCTTGCCGGCACTCCTCGCTACAGAACGGTGTGTCCCCTCTGCAAACAACCAACACCAGCACCAATTCAGCCACACGCTCGCTCGCCGAGGCGGCTCGAGAAGCGGGCGGGAGATCGAACCTGTACATGAAGATGTCGCGGTTGCGGGAAAGCGGCTTCCTGCAGAGCGAGCAGGAGTCCAAGAAGTGGCGAGGCTCGCACTCGCCGTCGAcctcgtcctcgtcgaagccgtaGCTGAACAACCTTCTCGGCCCGGGCGGCGACAGGGGTCCCCCCATCAGGGTGCCTCTGTGGCAAGAGCGCGTGGGGTAAGCGACGTAGGAGGCGCAGCCGGAGAAGCCAGCCCCGAGGTCGGAGGCGGCCAAGGTTCCATAGGAAGAAGAGATGGCAGAGGAATCCATGGGGAGCTCGAGCCGTGTGAGAAAGATGAGGAAGACGGGGGGAGGGGCGGGCTATAAAGGTAGCGTGGAAACTGCGGCTGGCCATTGGAATCCGTGGGAATCCATCGGCGGAGCGGGGCGGAAAAGGAGGCGTCGCCATCGCCTGTTTCCGTATCCCGGTTTGGGTTTGGTTAGATTCTCTAAGTTGCCATTTACCATGGGAAGAGGAAATGAAGACTCAAGATTGCCCCCTCTTGATTCCATCAATCACGCAACTGCCACTGCAATCAATGCCGGTCAGAGTGGATTAGTAGGATAGTGTCACGTGGAGTTAACCTGACGTGGTGGCGTTTTCGTACTTAATCAAACAGACTACAAAGCCGCCGCAGGGATCGTTCGTTTCCTCGGCCTCTCCACCCAACCATCGTCAGCCACGACGTCACCGCTTCCCTCCACGCTTCCGCTTGTCGTCTTCCGCCGTGGTCTACCCTCCTGTTTTCCGGGTCACGTCTGCCGACGTGGAGCCCCCGGGAATCGGTCGATTCACCTGCATCGGGAATCGCGAGCTGTCCGGGAAACGATCTGCACTCTCCCTTCTCCAACGTAGTGGGAAGAGACGGGTTGATGATGCGTCGGCGTGGGTGTCCGTCGTGGTATTATTGGTGAGGTGAAtaatggaaatatatatatatatatatatatataatattattacatATAATATTATTACTTTATAATAATAGTAGTGCTCGAAGCGATCAACGATCATAATAATTGTTATGATTGAGTAGGTGCAAAGTTACAAGTACAGACAGACTGCTGTTTTAAGAAAACCAGGACGAAGATTCTAGAAGCACATAGAGAGCACAAAGGCTTCTTCTTTCAAGGGTATCACCAAATTCCCATGTCTGGAATTGAATTGACTGTGTAATTGAGGTTTGGTACATTGATTCCAGGAGTTGTTGTCATTTTGCATGCATCCAATTACCCTTcacatcactctctctctctctctctctcttgagacAGTGTTTCCATTCTATCCTGGTATTTGCTTGATTTGTGTGTTGGGAATAGGATTGATGTGAACTGTTTGACTTGAAAAGTAAGCATGACTATTTCCACCCtacattttgtattttttttttattgcatgTTTTGAGGAAATTTGTGATTAATGTGATCGTGTTATTTGTCCTCTCAATGTATATTAATTTGATGTATAAAATAATACTTGTATTTTCTTTAATTTCTCATTCTTTGCGGCTCATCAGACTCGATCGATCTGTGCATCGATAGATATTATATGTTCTGATGACATTATTGAAGTGGTTAGCTAAAAACCATGATTGATGGGTGGATGAACCCTCACCAGCTGACATAGCCCATGTGCTTGCAGCATATAGCGTGGCCACCACCGCACGTTGCTGTCGCCCATGCGTCCCCCTTGATCTGACTCATGTGCCTGTACAATCTTGGACAAGCTCCATCATAATGATTCCACACTAATTAATATGTAATTATGGCAGGAAAATAAGTGCAATCACAGGAATCCTCATTGGCAAATCATCGTGTATCAGTGGAAATCAACTCAATCTTCGGTTCATTACGAGAGGAAGACACTGCAGCAGCTGAAAGGTTCCATGTTGTGCCGCTACGCTCATCATGTTCCCTGAAACTACTCATGCCAAGGGTGTAGTCCAGGTGAGAATGTAGTACAGGTGAGTTCGATTGAGCCAAAGTCCTTTCGAGCCAACAAATCTGCTAGAATTTCGTATCTACGTGGAAATAAAATAATACCAAACATTCCAGATTTGTACAGCAAGATCACAATCAAATTACCACAGTGCTTTCAGCTGAAACAAAATTTTATTTGACTTTCCCCTTCTTTCCTCTCATATTGAGAGTTGGCCATTTATCTGAGTTCAACGATGGTTCAAGAGGATTGTATGCCAAGCGATaaacactatcattcaaccaGATAGTGCAGCATTCAGTGCACTATGAACATCGACGCCAATCTGTGCTTCAGCCTTTTCCAAGTCCGTGGTAGCTGAGTTTAGCTTCTGGGTGAAGTCAGCAAGTCCCTTTTGGACCAGACTTGGATCGATGCGGTCAACAGGAACAGCCTCAACAGCAACTATGTCTGTAACTGAGTTAGCATGTACGAAAGCAAACCCACTGCTAACAAAGTACTTGGTAACTTCATTCCCTTCGTGTACAGAAAGGACCCCTGGTTTGAGCTCGGCAATGGTGGCAACATGTCCAGGCAAAACACCCATTTGCCCTGTAGTTGCTGGTACAATGACCATATCAACCTAAAAATAGATAAGTTAGAGGACAAAGAAATCGAAGTAGTAGTCCATTTGTCAGCCTTAGTATTTCATATAGACACCATGGTTGGATTTTAAAAATCagctaatagaaaaatattgATGATCATGGCAtgatttctttaaaaaattagTGGTTATAGGGCCAAATATGATCAATGACAAGTCTGCTTGAACTTTCTAGCAGTCACAACTAATTTCTCACGGACCATCTCCATCTCCACAGTGTACATGAAGGAGGTCAGGGTCAATGTGCACTCAGAGATACATAGCCAACACTTTACCAGAACAATGCTAGTCAGCGTGCACTTTGCATGATGATGCGCAAATAATCAGATTATTTTCCACATGAAGACATTTTAGAATATGACCATGGTTGAATTATTTTTTTACAGGACATCTCTATTGAATCCTTCTTCAGATAATGCTTAGAATGCATTAACAGATCATGCTTGCTAAATGGCTAGGGAAATTATGCATCTAGTTTTGATGGATTAATAGGTAAGACTCATGCAGATCACAAACCTAAGAGAGAAATTACACACGAATCTGTCATACATTGTGATGGTTGCAAGTATTAACATCTATGTGAACAGGGTTGTACTGAACGAAGGTTGATAGACTAGCCTAAGATTTTGTGCTGAATGTTCCATTTGATGCAAACACCCTTTATTCACTGCCAGCTGCACCCAATTTTCATGGAGCATGAAGACTTCAAGATTTTCCATATCAAATAGCTCGTAGAAAATGTATCATCAAAGTTTATGAAATCTCTTGAAGAAACCATCTCATTGAGCCATAGCTTAGGTTAGAGGAATAATACCTCTGCTAACAAAGAGTTTAACAGCGTTTATCATTTTATTCAACATTTAGGCTTCCAAATCAGCTCTTATAGGAAGTAACTACAAGTAAGATTGTAACTGAATGTTCTGTGGCACAGTGGAGACCCTTCCACTTGCTGCCAGTCCGATCAAAATTTTCATAAAGCACCAAGAATCaccatttttttttaaactattagCTTGGGAAGGGCATATCATCAAAGCTCTCAACTTTTCTTCAGGAATTATGTCGTTGAGCCATAGATAAAGCTAAATAGAGACAACCTACTCTCACAAAGAATTTAACATTGATTACCATTTTCTTTGACATTCCAGCTTTTGGATCAGCTCTTTTATGGTCATAATTCCTCATGAGATAGTACCTTCAAATCAGGACCTCACATTCACTAGACATATATAATACACTCTCACAATGCATTGGTCTGTGCACCAGGCTTTGCATGCCAATATCACACTTAGATTATACCTCTGTAACTTCGAAGTCTGGTAATCATGGTACAGCAAAACTTAAATTTTCAGAGGGATGATTCCATGAAGCAATAAAATGTACATTCCAAAAGGAAGGAATACATAAAAGAAGAAAGTAAATATAAACAAATAGCACTAATGTAACTGCACATTACACATAATGCAAGTATTCACTCTTGAAGGCTCTCGTCTAAAAAAATTTGCTATGAATATCTAGCATTATGGCTCTCACATCCTTAAAAGGTAATGCATTGAAAGCCAAACACAATGAATCAATTAATactgaaaatataaagcaagaatattCAAAAGCGACAACTAAAGCAGTAACAGTCCTTGTCTTATAATGTTACATAATAAGTTCATTGGGGTATGTTGTTATCACATCAACCACGCACAATAATCCTCTTATCCTTGTGTATTTGCATGTTGACATAAGCAGCAGGTATGAGttttaaaaaaaagttatttATCTCCTTTATTAATTGTTCCAAAGTTGTAAAACATCCACTATATTTCACCAAAAATTATGATGAATTAGACCAAACCTACTAGCGGCTTCCATCACAACGAGATAACAAGTTCAGAAGCTTTTAATAGTTTCGTTCCTTTGGCATATTTTTCCAGTACTATTACAACCATCCTTCTCTCTTTCTCTAACAATTCCAACTTTGTTAAGTTCATAATTAAGTGATTAGACTAAGAAGATGTGGTCTTCCAACATTTGAAGGATGCCCAGGGTTTTGTATATACAAAATTGAATGATCAGCCATATTTAATTATGTAGTTTTAGCTAAAGAATCTAAATCCTGCCTCTACCATTTAGGTATGCTCCAGCCTTACCTTCCACTAACATTGGTCAGATGAGGAATCCTAGGGTTTCCTCAATCTATCACCGACTATTATAAGGCATAACTCACTCAGAAACCTAACCAAGTCCTTATCACTAAAATATCAACAATCTAACTGCATGAGATGTCCGATTCAAATTTCAGATTGCACCTCCCAGCATCCGAGCTGTTGCTCCCGGACACAATCAAccacaaaactttcatccaccatTTCGGTGATTGCAAGAACTAATTCCTAGCAATTGACTGAAGAGGATGGAATGAATTGACAATaacattataattatatatcttatttcaTCAATACAACTTAAAATTCTTCAAAGATTTCAGATCCTAAACTAAATTTATGAGATGTATTAACAAAGATGCAGAAAAACCCAAACATCAAGGAAAACAAAGAATCTAGATGAGACTTAGGAGGTGAAGTGAGCAAGCAAACCTCCTTGTTGGAGATCTCGGATTGGTAGGGGATGACGAAATTGACGGTGAGCTTGGAGGGGATGGAGGAGGGGGTAGGTGGACGGGGCTTCATGAAGGCGAGTGGCGTCTTGGGCGGGTCGATGTTTGGGGCCACCTTCCGCCACGCCTCCACGAACGCCGTATCCTCCGACGGCGCTGCCGGGAGGTCGGTGGAGAAGGGGCGGAAGGAGGCAGTGCTGCGATGACCGCCTCCGCTGAGGGCGCGTGTCAGGAGGCGCGAGGCTTGGCGGTACATGGTTGGTCGCTGCGCCCACTCGATCTCTCTCGCTCGCACGCTCAGTTGAAACGGGGGAgacgatcgagagagagagagagagagagagagagagcgttacCTATAGATTGGGGCTTTCTTCTTGGGTCCAAATCAGCTGTTCTTAGCCATCTTACCAGACAGGAAAAAGCGCGTTCCTGTTGGTTAGTTTCGTGGGTCCCTCTGTAGAAGCTGCTTACTAGTGCGGGGTCCATACTTAAAGCCCAAACCGAGAGGCGATATTTGCTGTTGCAAAACAACTGTCCGATGTTTTCCTAGTTTTTAGTTCTTcataatctaatctatatttatatatacacatttGGGCTTCAATTTGGTCCAATTAGCAAGACGTTCATATTGGGCTATTGGGCCTGAAAGGTCTCCTCTTCAAAGAGAGGAGGAGCCGCAGCAGCGGTCCACCGGTGCGGAGGCTGCGATGGGCGAGGCAGAGTGGCTTTGGGCGGTGGCGACGTGCGTAAAGGCGCTACTGATCCCGACGTACCGCAGCACCGACTTCGAGGTGCACCGCCACTGGTGCGCCCTCACCTCCGCTCTTCCCCTCGCCCGCTGGTACTCCGACGCGTCGGCCCCTTGCTGCCCCCTCGACTACCCCCCGCTCTTCGCCTATTTCCAACGCATCCTCGCCCTCCCCGCCACCGCCCTCGGCGGTCACCCCTCCGACCTCCTCCGCCTCtccccctcctccccctcctccgccCCCCTCCCCGTCCTCATCTATCTCCGCGTCTCCGTCGCCGTCACTGACGTCGTCTTCCTCCTAGCCGCCGCCCGCCTCGCCCACCGTCGCCTCCCTCCGGCCAGCCGCCGCCTCGTGCTCGTCCTTCTCCTCTGGTCCCCCGCGCTTCTCATCGTCGACCACATCCACTTCCAGTACAATGGCTACCTCCTCGgcatcctcctcctctccctttccTTCCTGGAGGAGGGGAAGGATCTCGCCGGGGGACTCGCCTTCGCCGTCCTGATCTGCTCCAAGCACCTCTTCTTGGTCGCCGCACCCCTGTACTTCGTGTACCTACTTAGGCATTACTGCAGCGGGGGCTCGTGGGAGGCATCGAGGAGGTTTCTGACCATGGGCGCGGCAGTGGGAGCTGTATTCGCCGCTGCATTCGGACCATTCTTGTACTATGGGCAGGTGAGCGTTGATTCTTTATCGAGTTACTTCTATTTTATGTTTGGTTGGAACGTGAAAAAGTAAAGATCTTAGtcgaattgatcttcatttaattgCAAGATGTGATTGCAAAATTGGGTCTTTGGCTTGCAAATTCCAATTTTTTTCACGGTAGAAAACCTTTTATTTCCGTCACAATACTAGTGAAAAAGGTCTAACAATTTCTGATCAAGAGGGCATTTTCTGAGTCCAGTTGGCAATTTCTTTTTCAGTTTCTATTCTGATTGAATCGATTAGGGAACATTCATGTTTTTTATGATGCCGAGCTCTTTTCTAAGAACAAGGTCACTTATTTCTTGCAATGCTTGGCATAGAAGGGAAAGTGTACAGATTTAGATTCTTGGCTGTGTTCACGACTTGGAGGACACGGATGAGATCACTCTGGAGAGAGACACCACAAGACAACCCACTAAGGATTAAGGCCTAAGTTTCTAGTAATCTACAGCCATTTTGAATAGCTTCTGTTGATCTACATGGCAGGTGCAACTCCATGGACTTAATTGACACATCTTAGCTCTATGATGTGTGCACTTCCACAAGTCTTATGTTGACCCTATCTTTGGTTCAACACATGCAAGGCATATGCTAAATGCTCAAGTAATTATAATGATCCTATGCATTGAAGGAACTTTTCACTAAGTTCCTAAGGATGAGCATGGTGGATGTATTGGTTATTGACTACTCAGGGGAAACATTGCTGTTccaactgcaaatgagatattctATTAAACAATGTTCAATCAATTGTTTCTATGTCGTTGCTTATAATCTCTAGGTGCCTACACTGTGTAGACAAATATTTCAACTTCTTCCATTGTATATATTTATGCCATCCATAATTCAGAAGGTTCATACCTGGATTGAGATTTAATAGGGATTATGTGATAAGGATTGACAATGTCGAACAAATCAAATTGGCAGAACTATATTTTTTGGCATTATATACACTTATTTTGATGCTGTAATGATCATCCAATATGCCTAGGATATCTTCAATGCGAAACATTGTTGGATTGAGTTCAATTATCCAAACTCCCAAAATTTTTGTCCAAATATAAAATACACAAGGTGATCAAGAGAGAAATTTGGGTAAGAACTTGGATATACTCTTGAGAATTCATATTCATAATAAGGCATATTTCGATTTTCCTTGGACTTGGTACTGTTGGTAATTTCAGTTTATGATGCTGATGCAGCATCTTATGACGCTCGGTTAGGAATTCATGTTTTTAGATACAATCTTGTAATACTTTGGTTTTCTCTATTCTAATACATACAGTTGGTATTTTTTACATGAATGCTCATATTTGCACATGATAGTTAAGAATTGGACATAGTGATAATTGTGTAACATATCCACCTACTTAGATTGGACCCAAAGATTCTTGTGCAGGATAAACAAGGCTTGGATGAAGTGATATTTCTATCATCCATAATTATTACACCATCAATCTCAGGCTCTGTAAATCGTGTAGTAATAATCCCATTCATTTTATATAGGAGCCCGCTATTGTGTTAAATTATCCGATCTACTTGTCCTTGATTTTGTGCCCTTGGCACATATTGGATGTCATTTATTAAGAAAGCTAATAGTTTTTATAAATATCTTCCGAATCCATCAGTTGAATATATGATGAAGTCTTCAACTTTAATTTGTTAGATATTGAAAATAACTGTTTTCTTGAGGCTAGGTACCAAGACTTCTATAATGCTGAATTGGGATATAGTGGTGGGTGACAATACTATTGGTATATTGTCAGAATATGGGGATTGATTTAAGCAGAGCTACTCCTTGGGTACCAAATACAAATTGAACTTCTTGTAATTCCTTTTGGTTTATTATCTGTTTATTATTGACTTGTACATGGTGCAATTCTTAATTCCTTTATTGAATATTTCTGATACTGCTGTCTTATAAGATAGATTTGCTTCTTGCAAGATGTGTGTGATTTGAGTTTTCATCCCATTTTTAACACTTGTATTCCTGCAGATGCAACAGGTTCTTAGCCGTTTATTTCCATTTGGCAGGGGCCTATGCCATGCATACTGGGCTCCAAATTTTTGGGTATTTTATATACTTCTTGACAAGGTCCTTTCCTTTGTGCTTTTGAAGCTGGGATTTGATATCCCAGCTCCAAAAGCTTCTTTTACTGGTGGACTGGTTGGAAATTTCTCCCAATTTGCTGTGCTCCCGCAGGTACTGCCCCATTTTGTTGCTTCCAGCAGTGAGTATTCGGCTAGCTGTTCTGATCTGACATCTTCAAACTTCTGAATTGATAGGTCACACCATTGATAACCTTCTTGCTGGTGATATTTGCTATGTCTCCATGTCTCATTAAGGCATTCCAAAAGCCCCAGCCAAAACACATAACTAGATGGGTGGCATATGCCTTTGCCTGTGGCTTCATGTTTGGTTGGCATGTTCATGAGAAAGCATCACTTCACTTTACAATCCCACTTGCTCTAATTTCAGTGAATAATTTGGATGATGCAAGACATTATTTCTTGTTGTCAATAGGTATGCTCTCAAAAGTAGTGTTTTCATTTATTTCATGCAGATAGGAAGCTGTTCTCTTGGTGAAGTCTTTTGGATTCGTAACCTGTTTAAGTAATTACAGAGCTCTGTATCATTGATGTGTGTGTGATTACTCGAATTACTCCATCATCAGAAACTTGTTTCTTGTTGGTATTCATAGTGCTTCTCTGCAGCAGATTTCATGCATTGACATATATGTTCTTCTTAGAATTTGAGACCTGAGAAGATTGTTGTGCTGCTCTTTTAGCTATGATACTATGGTTAGTGTTCTGTTCATTGTTTATGCGACTAATATGTGGTtaccatttttattttttgcagtATCCTGTTACTCCATGTTTCCTCTGCTGTTTGACCCCCAGGAGTACCCAATAAAAGTACTGCTGTTGGCCATACACTCCATTCTCATGTGGATAGGTTTTTCCTCATGTTTCAGAGTAGATGTTGCTCCTGGAGGAACTAAAACCAACAATTCAATTGCTTCAAATGGAAAACAAGGATTTATTGGAAAATTTGGAACAATATATCTTCTGGGATTGTTGGGTGTGGAATTATGGGGTCAGCTGTTGCACCCATATATTTTCGGCAGTAGGCTTCCATTCCTGCCTcttatgttgatttccatatacTGCGCTGCTGGGATGATGTACTCTTGGGTATGGCAGCTCAGGCAGATACTCAAATGCAGCTGATATGTTTATCTTTTTGTTTCTAAACAGACAAGTTTTCATTGATATCAGTTGGCAGAGAATTTTGATTAGAAGTTATTGGAGGATTATGGCCATCAACAATTTTTATTTATTCAGAGAAACCCCCTTCTAGTTGTATGTTTTTGGACCAAAAAAGGTCATCTGTATACAAAGTGGACAGAAAGAAACCTCTAGGGTATGGAAGGGATTTCAGCTAATGCCTCATGAGCTGCTATCTGCCATTTCTACAGCAATGTTGATGCATTACAAGCAGTTATTTGTTTCAGGAGTTCTGCTATAAGCATTACTGATTGATTCTTTTCCTGTTGTCTTAATAACTCTTATTAAAGTTTAGCTTGAGAAGTTATCTTAGTCCATTGCTTTCTTGCTCAGTGCTGTATACTGTAATTTCTCTTAATCCACACAGGATACAAGTGTTGCATAGAAGAGGAAAAAACATGAACAGAGACACAGAATCAACATCACTTCATACAATTCAGATTTGATGAAGCCTATATCACATGCCTACTCTATTCCCATTCATTAAGAACATGATCATGGAGGAACTGATGTTCTAGAGTCCTCTAGAAGGTCATAGCAAGGGTAACATATGTGTAAAGATGAG belongs to Musa acuminata AAA Group cultivar baxijiao chromosome BXJ3-5, Cavendish_Baxijiao_AAA, whole genome shotgun sequence and includes:
- the LOC135637637 gene encoding ATP synthase subunit delta', mitochondrial-like; the protein is MYRQASRLLTRALSGGGHRSTASFRPFSTDLPAAPSEDTAFVEAWRKVAPNIDPPKTPLAFMKPRPPTPSSIPSKLTVNFVIPYQSEISNKEVDMVIVPATTGQMGVLPGHVATIAELKPGVLSVHEGNEVTKYFVSSGFAFVHANSVTDIVAVEAVPVDRIDPSLVQKGLADFTQKLNSATTDLEKAEAQIGVDVHSALNAALSG
- the LOC135637537 gene encoding probable dolichyl pyrophosphate Glc1Man9GlcNAc2 alpha-1,3-glucosyltransferase; its protein translation is MGEAEWLWAVATCVKALLIPTYRSTDFEVHRHWCALTSALPLARWYSDASAPCCPLDYPPLFAYFQRILALPATALGGHPSDLLRLSPSSPSSAPLPVLIYLRVSVAVTDVVFLLAAARLAHRRLPPASRRLVLVLLLWSPALLIVDHIHFQYNGYLLGILLLSLSFLEEGKDLAGGLAFAVLICSKHLFLVAAPLYFVYLLRHYCSGGSWEASRRFLTMGAAVGAVFAAAFGPFLYYGQMQQVLSRLFPFGRGLCHAYWAPNFWVFYILLDKVLSFVLLKLGFDIPAPKASFTGGLVGNFSQFAVLPQVTPLITFLLVIFAMSPCLIKAFQKPQPKHITRWVAYAFACGFMFGWHVHEKASLHFTIPLALISVNNLDDARHYFLLSIVSCYSMFPLLFDPQEYPIKVLLLAIHSILMWIGFSSCFRVDVAPGGTKTNNSIASNGKQGFIGKFGTIYLLGLLGVELWGQLLHPYIFGSRLPFLPLMLISIYCAAGMMYSWVWQLRQILKCS
- the LOC135639012 gene encoding FCS-Like Zinc finger 1-like — translated: MDSSAISSSYGTLAASDLGAGFSGCASYVAYPTRSCHRGTLMGGPLSPPGPRRLFSYGFDEDEVDGECEPRHFLDSCSLCRKPLSRNRDIFMYRGDTPFCSEECRQERIEIDEAKEKRWNLSAKASGARRQVAG